TTCTTCATTTGGAGGGTCTCCAATTCAACACTGCCTTGGGTTGGTGGACTTCCTGTTGGGCAGCCTGATCGAAGGCCCCCACCCCGCTAGCCCTCCTGAGtctgcccctccccccatttgTCTGCCAAAACTGAGCAAGGCCTATAAATAGCCACGGGGAGGAGGGGGCTGGGGTTAACCCTTTTCTCCCAGGCACCAATCCAGATGAACCCTCAACTTTGGGGCTGGGTAGAAGCCCAGGAGGAAGGGGAGTGCTCTTGGTCCCCTCCTTTCCTGAGGCACAGCCTGGGTGGAGGGGGTGGGGCTTCCTGTCTGCAGATGGGAAAGTGTcatgccccctccccccaaatctaTCACagaagggaggaaggcaggaatATATTCCTAGATGTGATCCCCGCCTCTCCTAAGCATGCCCCAATACGAATATGTATTCAGGCTGTGAGTTACTGAAGGGATCCATGAGGAAGGTTCAGAGCCCACTTCAGGCTGTTCTTTACCATGGAGAGCAAGCCGGGCGCCGAGTGTTTCAGCTTGAAGTTCTCGTCGGCAAATGGTCCCCGATAGATGCTGGCCACTCCAGTGCCATCTCCCTATTGAGAGAAAAgatggagggtgggaggaagtgagggaaggatggtaaagaaaggaagggaaggaaagaagggagagagggaaggaaagcctCATGAATTATGGAGCAGTTCCCTTGGCAAACAGATATAAGACAACTTATCTGGAAGGAGCCTattctaatgatttttttttgttaatgacATTCTAACTGCACCAGTACAATCTGCAAGGACACCTACACCTCTGCAATCCCTCCTTCCTTATTCCTTTGATATGCTGCATTACAAATTAGCCCCCTCCCCCGCCTCAAGGCATGTCCTTTCCTGCAAGCTTTTGATCTTGACAGCAAAACTTCAGAGTGAAGGAGTTCAGTTTGCAACTGCCTTCACTTCTGCCATGTGGAAGTTAAACAGAATCAAGGAAAGGAGAAGTTTAGAACAACCACTTCCTGGTTTAGCCTGAACATTTAAGTTTTCCTGAGAAATTTAGCTGGGGTTTCTGAAGGGGGGTGCCAGTGTGCACATCCAGTTCCTTGGTGGGGTAACTTCCAATTTCATCTGCATAATGAGTTTGGCAAATTTGTATTCAAATTGCAAAACTCCAGTTCCAAGTGAAATGCCCACTTTCCCTTCCGTGAAAGAGCTTTGAAGTACCTACGTTTACAAAATCGCCTCCTTGGATCATGAAGTCCTTTATAACccttggaaaggaaaagaaacattaTGAGGTCGAGGGATCCCACAGCTACGCTGAAAACACCAgcttgggaaggtcacaaatggattGTTAAACAGGATTCTTTTCCACTTAAGTGAAGCACCTCAGGATAACGGAagaaccgagttggaagggaccttgggggcatTACAACCACCGAGAGAAACAAATCCGGGGTTTAGAGGACCCTTCCCAAGTTTCACTCATTAGTGGTAACCTGGTGGGCTTCTTGCATTTTTAATGCGCTGTAAAAAGGATTAGAAAATCATAGAGTTGCCATCAAATAGTTGCTCAGTAATGAGCAGGAAAACCAGCGAAATGGTGAACAACTCAGCGGGGATGTTGAATTGATTCTTGGCGTCTCTAAAACAGGTTCCTTTATGGAGATCCTAATGCTCAAAAACCCCAACCAATTGGCCCATTTTGCAATTCGTAGTTCCAGTCCTGGCGAAGACAGCATAACTCTCCTCCGCTGAACACTTACTTATGTTATTTTATATCTTAAGTTTATATGCCCGTTGAAACAattctggatggtttacaaaATAACGCCTCAAGGGACTCTGTTTTAAATACTGCACAGCTTAGCTTAAAGGCCACCCAAGACTGGGGTGGCTGGTGGGTTTAGAAAGTAATTCAAACTCATTTGAAGCACCCTCTCCAAATGCTGGACTCCTTCAGCCCCAGATGTGGGGGCCTGGGGGAAGGGTGTGTGTGAAAAAACTAGCCTTCTCGAGCCCAAAGGCCAACATACCTGTGAAAAGTGCTGCCTTTGTAACCGATGGGAACACCATCTTTcctgcaagagaaaaaaaaaaaaaacagtcagaAATAGCCAGTGACCGAGATTCCTCTGGGCCCAAAGAGACAACACCCCAACTCACAACCTGTCATTTCTCACTGTTTTGTTCTGAAATCATGGTATCATCACTTTGAGCTCTTTAAAATTGGCTTAATTTCCTCAGGTGGAAGAAGTGTGGTCCAAGGACAAAACGAGAGGAGCAgcaattccctttattttttacttCCACCTTTTATTGGCTGCATACTTTCgtgttattataattatattctgCTGTTTTGCAAGTATACTGAGTGCTTCTGTgcctgagacaaattccttgtgtgtccaaccacacttggctaaataaatgcataaaatataaaatacaaagttaGGTAtcgttcttcttctcatcctgtgCTGACAATCTTCTGGCTCGATCAAATTAGtccgtttttttttattgaaagatcaAAAGAATCGACCTACCTGAATTCCCCCGTGCAAAATTgcctggaaagaaaaagaaaaaagaaaagctgcaGGTTAAACTGGGACTCAGAGAGGCTGATTATCCAGAGGGAGAGAGTTAAATTCAGCAAAGGAAGTCCCTGCATCATTGGGAAAGAGGATAGGCAGCTTTAAGTAGAGCTTtccatacagggagtcctcaattttACTGTCAGAACTGAGCCCAAAAGTTATGTTAGTGAGTGAGTCCTCCCCCCCaactttatgaccttccttgtcgCAGTTGTTAAAGGAACCGTATGGTCTTTAAGCGAATCCGActacctccattgactttgcttgtcaggaggtcgcaaaaggggatcacgtgaccccgggatgctgtgaccgtcataaatgtgagtcagtggccaagcatctgaattttgatgacgtgatcagggagatgctgcaacagtggtaAGGGTGAAagacagtcatgtcacttttttcagtaacggtcattaaacgaacgtTTAATGTTAagtttggacggttttaatttcggcctttatggaataagttttttaattgttattttagtgtgtatataaattgttttaatgcaggctgtacaccgccctgagtccttcgggagaagggcgatataaaagtttaattaattaagtaagtaagtaagtaagtaggtaagtaagtaagtaagtaagtaagtaagtaagtcgaggactacctgcatatgtcATCAAGAAAACGGGCAACTAAGTGGTGGGGAGTTCCGCAGTAAAGGGACGCCTCTgagctgggggggaggggtccAGTATCAGGAAAAGGCTTGTGAATCCCTTTCACCAGAGAGCTTTGTCTTTATCTCCctgcgcccatcatccccagccagttGTTAATGGAGTGCGCTCTAGGACGGGCCGCTCGGTGGCGCGCTGCCGGTCTAGCCTCCCTTCTCTATGATACCCGCCTTCCCGCCGGCTCCCTCACCTGAAGTTCTCGGCCGTCTTGGGCACAACGTCGGCGAAAAGCTCCACCTTCATGCGGCCCACCTCCTGCAGGGGGACAGGGGCGTCAGGGACCGAAGCCTGGCTCTCCCTCCCGGCCCCGCTCCCTCCGCCCGAGGCCTACCTGCCCGCCGATGGTGACATCGAAGAAGACCACGGGGTTGTTGGGGTTGGAAGCCAGCACCGCCATGGCGACCCCCTCTGACCCGGAAGcggaaaggcgcacagaacagcTCCGTTGGAGCGCATGCGCAGCTCTTTCGGTGAGCGTAGCTTGACAGCCTGAAGTTAATGCGCCTGCTCGTTCAGCTCGGCCTGACGGAGACGGTGCGGGCGGCTTCCCCGTGTAAAAATGTATTTCACAATattaagaggaaaaataaaaggcGTCGATGGCCGCGATTTCCCAATAAGGACTTTGCTTTAAGCCTCACTCAAGAACAGAGGGTCTCtggacattttttcccctccctccctccttttcctttcttcccttcccttttcttcctccctcccttttttccttcccttcttcctccctccctccctccctccctccctcccgatcACTCCAGGGCACAAACTGGACTCGGAGGGCCACAGTTGTAGAAACAAATaattattgtttaaaaaatacatttgacATTCCCCTTCCGCCCCCCCAAAGCCTGTCCATCTCAGAAGGCAGCCGGGTGAACGGATGAAAAGGCGGCCAGCCGCAGACGTGAAGAGGCCCTTCAGCCGACCGGGTGGCCGGGCTGGTCCTCGCGGAAGTCGGCCGAGTTTCTGGGGACAGAGACGTTGAGGCAGCCGATGGCGGAGCTTTGGAAGGCCCGAGGGGAGAGCAGGGCCTTCTGCCCGGGCTCCACCGGCTGCCCGTCGTTGAGGGCTTGGCGAAGGCTGCCGTGGTCCGACAGTCTGGTGACCGAGAAGCTGAAAGGGAAAAGCCCGACTTCAGCTCCATCTCGGCTTTAGAGATGGTAGAAGCAGCCACAGCGAGAGGCCCCAAGACAGTTCTAATTGCTCTTCGAAGGTAGACTGCTCCTCGACAGGGAGGCTCCGCTTAGCTTGCTGGGTCCCCTTGGAGAGTTGTGGTCCGGGATAGCACCCCCCCCCGCGCAAGTGCTCCAATACGTGGAGCCATCCGGACTCGATGCCAATGAAAGAGGATTTCAGAAGTACCCGGTGCCCCCACCGAGAGGCCTCCCTCTTGCCCCCGTCTGCCAGGCCTGCTTTGAGgggcctgcccccccccaccttccaagGGCCCAGATGGCCTGAAGTGACCCCAGAGTGCCAAACCCCCTTCTGCCGACTTCCGCAATGATTCACTCTCCCTGTGTCAGATTTGAGGGCTCTGCTTTTATTTCTCTGCTTCCCTGCCTCGCGGGGCCCAAAGGCAGGAGCCTGAAACAATAagaacctcgggggggggggggactgaggcttcaggaggaggagggtgtTGCCAAGGGGGGCCGGCCATGCCACCCTGGCTGCTGCGGGGGAAGGGAGCACCCGGCATCCGTCGGTGTCCCGTCCCGGCTGGTCCTGCCACTTCACGGACACAGCTGCCTGCCTGGGGCGGTACCTGAAGCCGGAGAAGGGCAGGAGCTTCCTCTGCAGGGGGCATTCGGGGAAGCCGAGGCTTTTGAACTCCTGTGGAGAGGAGGGTGTGAGATCGAACAACCATACCCGGAAGTCCTGCAAAGAGGGCCCGATCCACCCGAGGCATTCAGGATGCAGACCGCAAGCcctgtggtctcccatcccaggACCAGCCAAGTCTGGACCTGCTGAGCTTCTGAGAGGGGTAACCCCAGGGGCCACGGAGGTAAGGCGGGGGCCGGGCCAGCTTACCTGCAAGCTGTGGACGTGGATGGTGCGCAAGGCCCGTTCCAGGATCCCCACCTGCAGGCTCAGCTGGAGGGTCCGGTCCTGCAGCTGTTGGTTCTCCCTCTCCAAAAGCTGGActctgggaaggagggagggaaggggcttGGGGTGGGGTCCCCAACACACTCCCTTCCTTtgatcatttccttccttcctcctttcctcccttccttccttccgagggGTTTCCCACCTGCTCTGGAGGGTGCAGAGGGCCTGGCTGTTGCTCTGCTTGGCCTCCTCCAGGCTGTGCAGCTGCTCCAGGCTCTTCCGCTTCTCTCGGAACAGGCTCTCATTCTCGTTGGTCACCCGCCGGATCAGCAGCCGGTCCTGGGTGCAAAGGCCAGCATCCCCCGCTGGGCTCAACAGTCCGCCCTGCAGAGAGGGGCTCCCCCTGGGAGTGTGTGGAGGCTCCGGCGGGTGAGGCTTCGGGCAGCCCACCTGGCCTGGGGACCTTTCCAGGAGGGGACTGAGGGTCTGGAGTAGCCCGGCCCAAGAGGAAGGTTCCCCCACCCCAGGA
Above is a genomic segment from Ahaetulla prasina isolate Xishuangbanna chromosome 18, ASM2864084v1, whole genome shotgun sequence containing:
- the PPIH gene encoding peptidyl-prolyl cis-trans isomerase H isoform X1; this encodes MAVLASNPNNPVVFFDVTIGGQEVGRMKVELFADVVPKTAENFRQFCTGEFRKDGVPIGYKGSTFHRVIKDFMIQGGDFVNGDGTGVASIYRGPFADENFKLKHSAPGLLSMANSGPSTNGCQFFITCSKCDWLDGKHVVFGKIIDGLLVMRKIELGPETSARKPPRLESTKDSTVQP
- the PPIH gene encoding peptidyl-prolyl cis-trans isomerase H isoform X2, coding for MAVLASNPNNPVVFFDVTIGGQEVGRMKVELFADVVPKTAENFRQFCTGEFRKDGVPIGYKGSTFHRVIKDFMIQGGDFVNGDGTGVASIYRGPFADENFKLKHSAPGLLSMANSGPSTNGCQFFITCSKCDWLDGKHVVFGKIIDGLLVMRKIENVPTGPNNKPKLPVVIAQCGEM